CAACACGCCCACGTTGATGGAATAATCGTCCGGCGACGAGCTCCGGTCCACCTGCAAGTTCACTTGCACGGTGCCGCGCTTAATATGCTCGCGCACCACTGCTTCCACCCGCGATTCCAACGCCGAGTACCCTTCTCCCGCGCGCATCGAGAACTTGAAGTACCGATTGTTGATCGTGCGCACCTCAATCACCACGGCCAGCCCGTTGGCCTGTTGGTGCGATTCGCCAAAACCCGTCATGCTTAGCAGCACGTGCAACTCCAGAAGTTCACTTGGACGACTTGCTGGATTCATTGCCCGCAGCCGGCGGCGCGACAGGCGGGGCTCCCCCGCTGTTTTGATCGACTCCGCTCACGGGTCCCGCTCCTTTGTTTTCGCTTCCTGCCGCTGGCGGCGTGGCCGCGCCTTCCGTAGACCCAGCGCCCGAAGCACCAGTATTTGCAGTTGGCGTTGTCGCCCCGCCTTCGCTTGTTCCAGGCGCGGTGCCTGCCCCACTTGACGGCGCTTGGCCGGATGGCAGTGCAGGACCACTATTCTCCAGCGGTCCCTGGCTCCCCGCCCCG
The sequence above is drawn from the Pirellulales bacterium genome and encodes:
- the secG gene encoding preprotein translocase subunit SecG → MNALLGILLLLTSIFLILLILIQRGRGGGLAGAFGGMGGQSAFGTKAGDLFTRVTIGVTFFWIVLCIVSVKVMGSNANRFSGGAGSQGPLENSGPALPSGQAPSSGAGTAPGTSEGGATTPTANTGASGAGSTEGAATPPAAGSENKGAGPVSGVDQNSGGAPPVAPPAAGNESSKSSK